The DNA window CTGGTGGCCGCCATCCAGCAGCAGAATATTACCGGATATAACGGTGAGATTTCCGGAGGCTCCAATGCCATCATCCCTATTTATACCAACAGCCGTTACAGGACTATGGCCGATATCGGTGAGCAGATTGTCTATACCACGCCTGCGGGCAATGTAGTCCGACTGAAAGATGTAGCAGAACCGGAACGACGTTCTGAAGAACCTGCCTCCTATGTTAAAGTAGGGAATGAGAAGGCGATGGTCCTTACAGTGGATATGCAGCCCGGAAACAATATTGTGGCATTCGGGAAAGAAGTGGAGCAGAAAATTCATGAAATACAGAAAGATTTCCCTTCCGATATCCATATGAAGACCATTGTAAACCAACCCGAAGCCGTTGGAGAGAGCATCAGCCATTTTATGCTGGAATTTGCTATGGCTATTGGTTCGGTGGTATTAGTTGTGATGCTGCTGTTGCCTGTAAGGGTAGCGGGTGTAGCTTCAGCGGCGGCGCCTATTTCCATTATCATCACGTTCGGAATTATGCAGATTGTAGGCCTGGAACTTCATCAGGTAACTCTGGCTGCACTGATCATCGTTCTCGGAATGGTGGTGGACAATGCCATTGTGGTCGTCGATAATTATATCGAAAAACTGGATGAAGGCCTTACCCCATGGACAGCCGCCTGGCAGGCTGCACAGCAGCTTTTTGTGCCGATTTTCACGGCAACCATGGCCATTATTTTTGCCTTTGCTCCGTTAGCGTTGTTTATGGAAGGCATCGCCAAGGACTTTATGGTATCGCTGCCGATAACCGTCGCTATTGCCCTGATTACTTCCATGCTGGTGGCGCTTTTCCTGACCCCTTATACCTGTTATGTCTTTATTAAAAAAGGACTGAAGCATAAGGTGTCCAACCGGCCTATAAAGAAAAATATGCTGGACCATCTTCAGACCGTATTCGATAACGGCGTGGGGCAGGCATTCAAATGGCCTAAAACAACCATGCTGATAGGGTTGCTGTCCGTAGTCTCCGCCATTTTCATCGCGACCAAAGTAGACCCGGAATTTTTCCCGCTCAGCGAAAGGAACCAGTTCAATATGGAAATCTGGATGCCTAACGGTACTTCACTGGAAAAGACAGGGGAAAAAGTAAAAGAGCTGGAAAACATCCTTAAGAAAGATAACAGGGTAGTGGATATTACCAGTTTTGTAGGCATGAGCTCTCCGCGGTTCCATACGACCTATGCGCCTGAGTCCCCCAAAAAATATTTTGCCCAGGTTTTCATCACGACCGTCGGCAATGATGCGACGAATGAAATGGCTAAAGAATACCTGGTAAAGCTGAAAAACTTCCTGCCTGACGGATATGTCAAGGTTAAGCAGCTCAGTTTCCAGGAAGGTTCGCCGATTGACATCCGGGTAGTCAGCGATAATGAATCTGATCAGAGAAAGATCGCTTTAGAGGTAAAAAAGATCCTGGAAAATACACCCGGAACCAACAATGTCCGGCTGAACAGCGAATACGATTACATGGCTGTAAAATTGAATGTGGATGATGTAAAAGCCAACCGCCTCGGCGTTACCGGGCAGGCCATCACCCAAACCCTCGGCGCCGGCCTGAAAGGATATTCCGTTTCCACTTTATGGGAAGCAGATAAGCCGGTAGATATATTCGTGAGGTATGACTCCGTAAGCCGGAAAGATATGAGTGCCCTGGAAAACCTTCACATTCAGTCGCGTTTTGGAGGTAAAGTTCCGCTTAAGGAAGTCGCTACGTTACAGCCGGAATGGCATACGGGCGTAATTTCCAGGAAAAACGGGATCAAATATACCAGTGTGCTTGCAGAAGCCCAGCTTGGCCCTAAACCGTCCAGGATCCTGAAAGAGGCCCAACCGAAGATTGACGCGCTTGCTTTACCTGCGGGAACCACCATCCAGTACGGAGGCGATGCGGAAGCCACGCTGGAAAACACACCAGGAATGATGCTGTCACTTTCCGTGAGCCTGATCCTGATCTTTCTGACCCTGCTGTTCCAGTTCAAGAGCCTGGGAAAAGCCCTGATCATCCTGTGTACGTTCCTGTTAAGCCTTTTCGGAGCCTTCTTTGGATTGTTTATCACTGGAAATCCATTGGGAATGACCGGCTTTATGGGAATTATCAGCTTAATCGGTATTGTGGTGAGGAACGGGATCATCCTGGTGGATTATGCGGATGAGCTGATCCGGGAACACGGATACACCCACAAAGCGGCGGCTATGGCAGCAGCAAAAAGAAGGATGCGCCCGATTTTCCTGACTTCAGCAGCGGCTGCCGTTGGAGTAGTGCCTATGATCGTCGGCAAATCCCCGATGTGGGCTCCGTTGGGAAGCGTACTCGCATTCGGGCTGATCTTCTCCATGATCTTTACGCTCTTCATTGTTCCGGTCATGTACTACAAGCTGCTCAAAGACCCTGTTGCCAAAGATGAAACGCCTGAAGGCCAGGCTGATGATGAAGTGATTTTGTACAAGCCCAAGCCCCATCATTAAAATTTTCCATAATCAATTTTTTAATCGATTGTCCTGTATGCATCCCCATTCAATAGAGTTTATAGTTATCACTGACCGCTGCAGGACAATTTTTATACAGAAAAAATGAAGATCATATACGATACGATATCCAAGATAGTTCTGGTGCTGGTATTGTCCGCCGGAGTTCATTTCCGGGCACAGGAAAAAGTGGTTTCCGTTGACGAAGCCAAAAAACTCGCCCTGGAAAACAATAAAAAGATCAAGAGGGCCCAGCAGAATATAGAAGCGGCAAAAGCCGCACAGGCAGCGGCTGAAGCC is part of the Chryseobacterium camelliae genome and encodes:
- a CDS encoding efflux RND transporter permease subunit, encoding MTNKKVHFLEAAMKHKQVVIVLVVLLMIMGINSLVNMPRSENPRIDMPVAAVYAFYPGADEHQVEEEVAKKIEQYLFSFEEIKKKKVKAEVKEGQVFFTVEMNADVKDRKKFWHTLQLDMDANLRPKLPAGVVGPFINSNFANVTAMIISVSSKDRSYAEIENYVDKLEDGLKVIPTVSKINRSGGQRQQIYIKINDRKLQQYGFDVSTLVAAIQQQNITGYNGEISGGSNAIIPIYTNSRYRTMADIGEQIVYTTPAGNVVRLKDVAEPERRSEEPASYVKVGNEKAMVLTVDMQPGNNIVAFGKEVEQKIHEIQKDFPSDIHMKTIVNQPEAVGESISHFMLEFAMAIGSVVLVVMLLLPVRVAGVASAAAPISIIITFGIMQIVGLELHQVTLAALIIVLGMVVDNAIVVVDNYIEKLDEGLTPWTAAWQAAQQLFVPIFTATMAIIFAFAPLALFMEGIAKDFMVSLPITVAIALITSMLVALFLTPYTCYVFIKKGLKHKVSNRPIKKNMLDHLQTVFDNGVGQAFKWPKTTMLIGLLSVVSAIFIATKVDPEFFPLSERNQFNMEIWMPNGTSLEKTGEKVKELENILKKDNRVVDITSFVGMSSPRFHTTYAPESPKKYFAQVFITTVGNDATNEMAKEYLVKLKNFLPDGYVKVKQLSFQEGSPIDIRVVSDNESDQRKIALEVKKILENTPGTNNVRLNSEYDYMAVKLNVDDVKANRLGVTGQAITQTLGAGLKGYSVSTLWEADKPVDIFVRYDSVSRKDMSALENLHIQSRFGGKVPLKEVATLQPEWHTGVISRKNGIKYTSVLAEAQLGPKPSRILKEAQPKIDALALPAGTTIQYGGDAEATLENTPGMMLSLSVSLILIFLTLLFQFKSLGKALIILCTFLLSLFGAFFGLFITGNPLGMTGFMGIISLIGIVVRNGIILVDYADELIREHGYTHKAAAMAAAKRRMRPIFLTSAAAAVGVVPMIVGKSPMWAPLGSVLAFGLIFSMIFTLFIVPVMYYKLLKDPVAKDETPEGQADDEVILYKPKPHH